A single region of the Brachypodium distachyon strain Bd21 chromosome 3, Brachypodium_distachyon_v3.0, whole genome shotgun sequence genome encodes:
- the LOC104583789 gene encoding ubiquitin carboxyl-terminal hydrolase 4 produces MAKPARSPTADAPPPAVERSRSAVGSGLRSLASAASGFLDRWSVVGTGVSRLEKALGDQFPEGEHYFGLENFGNTCYCNSVLQALYFCIPFREQLLEYYAKDRNPGDAEENLLTCLAELFAQISLSKKKTGVISPKRFVHRVRKQNESFRSYMHQDAHEFLNFLLNEIVDILEKEFSMMKDSPETTSPEGASNGDINHLANGVGKEPLVTWVHKDFQGILTNETKCLMCETITAKDETFLDLSIDIEQNSSLTSCLKNFFSTETLNAEDKFFCDKCCSLQEAQKRMKIKKAPQILVIHLKRFKFVEQLSRHKKLSYRVVYPMELKLSSTSNDVDCEYSLFAVVVHLGSGPNQGHYVSQIKSCDHWLSFDDDNVEKIQESTLQTFYGSSHEYAGNTDHGYILFYERIVKS; encoded by the exons ATGGCTAAACCGGCGCGGTCGCCGACGGCGgatgccccgccgccggccgtggaGAGGTCCCGCTCAGCGGTCGGATCGGGGCTCCGTTCGCTcgccagcgccgcctcggGTTTTCTGGATCGGTGGTCGGTGGTGGGGACCGGCGTCTCCAGGCTCGAGAAGGCGCTCGGCGACCAGTTCCCGGAGGGCGAGCACTACTTCGGCCTCGAGAATTTCGGCAACACCTGCTACTGCAACAGCGTCCTACAG GCACTTTATTTTTGTATTCCATTCCGGGAGCAGTTGCTTGAATATTATGCGAAGGACAGAAATCCAGGAGATGCTGAGGAAAATTTGTTGACCTGTTTGGCAGAACTTTTTGCCCAG ATAAGCCTATCAAAGAAAAAGACTGGTGTTATTTCTCCAAAACGTTTTGTGCATAGGGTGAGGAAACAGAATGAATCATTCCGGAGTTATATGCACCAG GATGCCCATGAATTTTTGAATTTCTTACTGAATGAGATTGTTGATATTCTGGAAAAAGAGTTCAGTATGATGAAGGATTCTCCTGAAACCACATCTCCTGAAGGAGCCTCAAATGGGGATATTAACCATTTAGCAAATGGAGTTGGAAAAGAGCCACTGGTTACATGGGTACACAAGGATTTTCAG GGTATTTTAACCAATGAAACGAAGTGCCTCATGTGTGAGACTATCACCGCAAAGGATGAGACATTTTTAGATTTGAGCATCGATATTGAACAGAATAGTTCACTCACAAGCTGCCTAAAGAATTTCTTTTCCACTGAAACTTTAAATGCTGAGGACAAGTTCTTCTGTGACAAATGCTGCAG TTTGCAAGAAGCACAGAAGAGAATGAAGATAAAAAAGGCACCTCAAATATTGGTGATCCACTTAAAGCGCTTCAAGTTCGTCGAGCAGCTTAGTCGGCACAAGAAACTGTCATACCGAGTGGTATACCCAATGGAGCTGAAGCTGAGCAGCACATCTAACGATGTAGATTGTGAGTACTCCCTCTTTGCTGTTGTAGTCCACCTTGGGAGCGGCCCCAACCAGGGACACTATGTAAGCCAAATTAAAAGCTGCGACCACTGGTTGTCTTTCGACGATGACAATGTTGAGAAAATTCAGGAGTCCACTCTGCAAACGTTCTACGGTTCTTCTCACGAATATGCTGGCAACACAGATCATGGCTACATCTTGTTCTATGAGCGCATTGT
- the LOC100838806 gene encoding sugar transport protein MST1 isoform X1 codes for MAVGGGVAAMDPAGAGNGAASGYSSQITFTVVMSCLMAASGGLIFGYDISITGGLTQMESFLQEFFPEIVEKMHNAQQDSYCIFDSQVLTIFVSSLYLAGVFACLVAGHVTRKVGRRNSMLIGASFFLAGAILNCAAVNIYMLVVGRILLGFAVGFTNQSAPVYLAEIAPARWRGAFTSIFHFFLNVGMFMADLVNYRANTIANWGWRLSLGVGIVPAAVILVGAFFIPDSPNSLVLRGKVDEARDSLRRIRGPSADVDVELKDIVQAAEEDSRHKTGAFRRIGRREYRPHLVMAVGIPVFFELTGMIVVTLFTPLLFYTVGFTSQKAILGSIITDVVSLASVTVAALSVDRYGRRSLFMLGGGIMLVCLVGMAWVFGAQLGTNGEKAMPRPYAVAVVALVCLFTAGFGVSWGPLKWIIPSEIFPLEVRSAGQSMSESISLTLTFVQTQSFLAMLCSFKYGSFAYNAGWVVVMTAFVILFLPETKGVPIEAMGAVWARHWYWKRFVKPVPVPAPDKLADGPA; via the exons ATGGCTGTAGGGGGAGGAGTTGCAGCGATGgaccccgccggcgccggcaatggcgccgcctccggctaCAGCAGCCAAATAACGTTCACGGTCGTGATGAGCTGCCTCATGGCGGCCTCCGGCGGGCTCATTTTCGGATACGACATCAGTATTACAG GTGGTTTGACGCAGATGGAGTCGTTCCTGCAGGAGTTCTTCCCGGAGATCGTGGAGAAGATGCACAACGCGCAGCAGGACTCGTACTGCATCTTCGACAGCCAGGTGCTGACCATCTTCGTGTCCTCGCTCTACCTCGCCGGCGTGTTCGCCTGCCTCGTGGCCGGCCACGTCACCAGGAAGGTGGGCCGTCGGAACTCCATGCTCATCGGcgcctccttcttcctcgccggcgccatccTCAACTGCGCCGCCGTCAACATCTACAtgctcgtcgtcggccgcATCCTCCTCGGCTTCGCCGTCGGCTTCACGAACCAGTCTGCGCCCGTGTACTTGGCGGAGATAGCGCCGGCGCGGTGGCGGGGCGCGTTCACGAGCATCTTCCACTTCTTCCTCAACGTGGGGATGTTCATGGCGGACCTGGTCAACTACCGCGCCAACACCATCGCCAACTGGGGCTGGCGGCTTTCCCTCGGCGTCGGCATCGTCCCTGCCGCCGTCATCCTCGTAGGCGCCTTCTTCATCCCGGACTCCCCCAACAGCCTGGTGCTGCGGGGGAAAGTGGACGAGGCCCGCGACTCGCTGCGGCGGATCCGCGGACCGTCCGCGGACGTGGACGTCGAGCTCAAGGACATCGTGCaggccgccgaggaggacAGCCGGCACAAGACCGGCGCGTTCCGGCGCATCGGGCGGCGCGAGTACCGGCCCCACCTGGTGATGGCGGTGGGCATCCCGGTTTTCTTCGAGCTGACGGGGATGATCGTGGTGACGCTCTTCACGCCGCTGCTCTTCTACACCGTGGGCTTCACGAGCCAGAAGGCCATCCTGGGATCCATCATCACGGACGTCGTCAGCCTGGCCTCCGTCACCGTGGCCGCGCTCTCCGTGGACCGCTACGGGCGGCGGTCGCTCTTCATGCTGGGCGGGGGGATCATGCTGGTGTGCCTCGTGGGGATGGCGTGGGTGTTCGGGGCGCAGCTGGGCACCAACGGGGAGAAGGCGATGCCGAGGCCATACGCGGTGGCCGTGGTGGCGCTGGTCTGCCTGTTTACGGCCGGGTTCGGCGTGTCGTGGGGGCCGCTCAAGTGGATCATCCCCAGCGAGATCTTCCCGCTGGAGGTGAGGTCGGCGGGGCAGAGCATGAGCGAGTCCATCTCGCTCACGCTCACCTTCGTGCAGACGCAGTCTTTCCTCGCAATGCTCTGCAGCTTCAAGTACGGGTCCTTCGCGTACAACGCCGGGTGGGTCGTCGTCATGACGGCGTTCGTCATCCTCTTCCTTCCGGAGACCAAGGGCGTGCCCATTGAGGCCATGGGCGCCGTCTGGGCACGTCATTGGTACTGGAAAAGATTCGTCAagccggtgccggtgccggcgccggacaAACTGGCCGACGGGCCGGCTTGA
- the LOC100838806 gene encoding sugar transport protein MST1 isoform X2: MINWFNGHEFFPEIVEKMHNAQQDSYCIFDSQVLTIFVSSLYLAGVFACLVAGHVTRKVGRRNSMLIGASFFLAGAILNCAAVNIYMLVVGRILLGFAVGFTNQSAPVYLAEIAPARWRGAFTSIFHFFLNVGMFMADLVNYRANTIANWGWRLSLGVGIVPAAVILVGAFFIPDSPNSLVLRGKVDEARDSLRRIRGPSADVDVELKDIVQAAEEDSRHKTGAFRRIGRREYRPHLVMAVGIPVFFELTGMIVVTLFTPLLFYTVGFTSQKAILGSIITDVVSLASVTVAALSVDRYGRRSLFMLGGGIMLVCLVGMAWVFGAQLGTNGEKAMPRPYAVAVVALVCLFTAGFGVSWGPLKWIIPSEIFPLEVRSAGQSMSESISLTLTFVQTQSFLAMLCSFKYGSFAYNAGWVVVMTAFVILFLPETKGVPIEAMGAVWARHWYWKRFVKPVPVPAPDKLADGPA; this comes from the exons ATGATCAACTGGTTCAACGGTCAT GAGTTCTTCCCGGAGATCGTGGAGAAGATGCACAACGCGCAGCAGGACTCGTACTGCATCTTCGACAGCCAGGTGCTGACCATCTTCGTGTCCTCGCTCTACCTCGCCGGCGTGTTCGCCTGCCTCGTGGCCGGCCACGTCACCAGGAAGGTGGGCCGTCGGAACTCCATGCTCATCGGcgcctccttcttcctcgccggcgccatccTCAACTGCGCCGCCGTCAACATCTACAtgctcgtcgtcggccgcATCCTCCTCGGCTTCGCCGTCGGCTTCACGAACCAGTCTGCGCCCGTGTACTTGGCGGAGATAGCGCCGGCGCGGTGGCGGGGCGCGTTCACGAGCATCTTCCACTTCTTCCTCAACGTGGGGATGTTCATGGCGGACCTGGTCAACTACCGCGCCAACACCATCGCCAACTGGGGCTGGCGGCTTTCCCTCGGCGTCGGCATCGTCCCTGCCGCCGTCATCCTCGTAGGCGCCTTCTTCATCCCGGACTCCCCCAACAGCCTGGTGCTGCGGGGGAAAGTGGACGAGGCCCGCGACTCGCTGCGGCGGATCCGCGGACCGTCCGCGGACGTGGACGTCGAGCTCAAGGACATCGTGCaggccgccgaggaggacAGCCGGCACAAGACCGGCGCGTTCCGGCGCATCGGGCGGCGCGAGTACCGGCCCCACCTGGTGATGGCGGTGGGCATCCCGGTTTTCTTCGAGCTGACGGGGATGATCGTGGTGACGCTCTTCACGCCGCTGCTCTTCTACACCGTGGGCTTCACGAGCCAGAAGGCCATCCTGGGATCCATCATCACGGACGTCGTCAGCCTGGCCTCCGTCACCGTGGCCGCGCTCTCCGTGGACCGCTACGGGCGGCGGTCGCTCTTCATGCTGGGCGGGGGGATCATGCTGGTGTGCCTCGTGGGGATGGCGTGGGTGTTCGGGGCGCAGCTGGGCACCAACGGGGAGAAGGCGATGCCGAGGCCATACGCGGTGGCCGTGGTGGCGCTGGTCTGCCTGTTTACGGCCGGGTTCGGCGTGTCGTGGGGGCCGCTCAAGTGGATCATCCCCAGCGAGATCTTCCCGCTGGAGGTGAGGTCGGCGGGGCAGAGCATGAGCGAGTCCATCTCGCTCACGCTCACCTTCGTGCAGACGCAGTCTTTCCTCGCAATGCTCTGCAGCTTCAAGTACGGGTCCTTCGCGTACAACGCCGGGTGGGTCGTCGTCATGACGGCGTTCGTCATCCTCTTCCTTCCGGAGACCAAGGGCGTGCCCATTGAGGCCATGGGCGCCGTCTGGGCACGTCATTGGTACTGGAAAAGATTCGTCAagccggtgccggtgccggcgccggacaAACTGGCCGACGGGCCGGCTTGA